The DNA region ATTCCGAAGTAAATGGTAAGAAGATTGCCGGTGGTGTTGTTGCAAAAGCAGAAGATGGCTATGTCATAGACAGAGTGTTTAACACTGGGACTGTAAGGACTGTAGACGGAGGTACCGATGTGGGCGGAATCGTAGGTCGTGCCATGAGTACGTGGCGTTATCGTGACACTATTTCTAATAGTTTTAACGTAGGCAAAGTTCAGGTGAATGACCTCAGCAATGGCTCCTTGTCGTCGCTAATCGGCTATTATTCTGCACCAGACAGCTTGACTTTGAAAAAGGTTTATACAATTTCAACGGTAAAAGCAAAAGATAGTCGTGATTATTGTAAAGAATTCGGTGTGAATGTTTTCTACTTGCAGGTTGATTCTCTAGACACCAATGGTTTTACTCAGGAATTCATGAAGTCTAAAGAATTTGTGGAACTTCTGGGACCGGAATTTGTGTATGATTCTGCAAAGGTAAATAACGGTTATCCGATACTCGCCAATAGCAAGGCCCTGTTCAAAAAAACTCCTGGTGCGAATGACGAGCCTAAGATTGCCAAGAATATCCCGTTGTACAATGTTGCTGCAAGCCATGGTTCGATTGCCATTTCGGGCTTGGCCGGCAACGAGAAGGTCGCTGTTGTAAAGGTCAATGGAAAGGCCGCTTGGATCGGCCGTGCCACGGGAGCCGAGCTTATGGTACACGTGGATTCACCCGGCATCTATTTCGTCAAAGTGAAGTCAATGGTGGCCAAGGTCTTGGTCCGCTAAAAACAAATTTCCCCGGAGCACGCCTTCTGCAAATGGCTTTATTCCGCGCTTTCCATCTCGTTGATCAGCTGGATATTGTACAGCTTTTGCACCTGTAAAATATCGAGGATAACGGCGATGCGTTCATAAGTTGTTCCCTTGTCGATCTTGATGGCGACAGGGGATTTCTTATTCTGCACCGTTGCGGCCTTTTCGCGGAGTTCGTCGGGTGTGCCTCGTTGGCCGTTAAAGGCGAGTTCTGTCTCGGAAAGCTCGATGTACAGGCCCTCGGGCGTGTCGCGCTTGGTTTCGGTCTGCGTTTCGGG from uncultured Fibrobacter sp. includes:
- a CDS encoding biopolymer transporter ExbD; this translates as MAKRTRRIRPDMTPLIDCVFLLLVFFLVTSVFKQDESVLKLILPETQTETKRDTPEGLYIELSETELAFNGQRGTPDELREKAATVQNKKSPVAIKIDKGTTYERIAVILDILQVQKLYNIQLINEMESAE